A stretch of DNA from Cohnella algarum:
CGTAAATGAGCGTTTTCCCGATCGTTTGCAGGCAGCCCGCGATCGGCGAGTCCCCGAGCGGCTGCAAAACGGCTGCCGACAAGTTGTAAATCAGCGCCAGCGTCAAAATCTTGATCGCCGGGAACGCGCACAGAAAGAGCAAAATGATGACTCCCGTAAGTCCGACCGTTTTTGACGAGCAGGCTGGCCGACAAAACGGTATCCCCGCGTCGGAAAACATTCTGCCGACGACGGGCACGAAATTTCCCGTGACGAACTTGGTCGTCTTGAGCACGATCCCGTCCGCCACCGCCCCGGTCGCCCCCTGAACCGAAAGAACGCCGAGAAACAACGTGAGCAGGATGCCCAGCATGCTGACGCTGACGCTGCGAAGCAAATTGGCGAGCTGCGTCACCTTGTACCGGTCCGACACGGCGCTGGCCAAATGCAGGACGGCGGAAAAGAACAGCAGCGGAAAGACGACCAGGTGAATGAGCGTGCCGATCGAGTGAATCATGAACACGATCAGCGGATGCATGACCGCGACGGTCGTGACCCCTCCCGAACCGGCAAGCAGCGTCAGCAGCAGCGGGACCATCGCCAGCATGAACTGCACCATGCCGCTGATCGCTTCCT
This window harbors:
- the spoIIIAE gene encoding stage III sporulation protein AE; this encodes MQNAFERNAVSRVAYSIAYIVLLIIAVNSFRSATAYAEEAISGMVQFMLAMVPLLLTLLAGSGGVTTVAVMHPLIVFMIHSIGTLIHLVVFPLLFFSAVLHLASAVSDRYKVTQLANLLRSVSVSMLGILLTLFLGVLSVQGATGAVADGIVLKTTKFVTGNFVPVVGRMFSDAGIPFCRPACSSKTVGLTGVIILLFLCAFPAIKILTLALIYNLSAAVLQPLGDSPIAGCLQTIGKTLIYVFAALASVGLMFFLAVTIILTAGNASVMLR